The Elusimicrobiota bacterium sequence TAATTTGGACCAAGGGCCCGATAAAGCGCGCTCGGCGGCTTCAACCGCCGCGTCCACCTGTTTTTCATCGGCCGGTTGAAGATGGGCGATGATTCTTTCGGTCGCCGGATTGATGACCTCGATAATTTGTTCTTTGTTTTTTGTTTGCATTTTAAGCCTCGGTTTTTTCATCGGTAAGCTTCTTTGCGATGTTTAATGCGGTAAATTAGCACAGTTTTTGAGCGGTCATCGATTTCATAAAGGATTCGGTAATCGCTGATTCGTAACCTCCAGTTGCGAATCTCACTCTTCAATTTTTTTGAGCCTGCCGGCCTAGGATTATGTTCGAGATTTACGATTGCCTTGATCGCTGCCTCACGGATATGACCGGGCAAACCATCTAAATCTTTTTCGGCTTTTCGTTCAAGAAAGACGCGGTGCAACTATTTAG is a genomic window containing:
- a CDS encoding type II toxin-antitoxin system RelE/ParE family toxin — translated: MHRVFLERKAEKDLDGLPGHIREAAIKAIVNLEHNPRPAGSKKLKSEIRNWRLRISDYRILYEIDDRSKTVLIYRIKHRKEAYR